From one Clostridium cylindrosporum DSM 605 genomic stretch:
- a CDS encoding ABC transporter ATP-binding protein, with product MSKDSKRRGFGGPGPGPIGAPGPKAKDFKGTMKNLLIYLKPFRVAIISVIILAIGSAAFSIVGPKILGKATTKIFEGLVGKVQGTGTGIDFTYIGNIMLILLGLYIVSTLFAFVQGFIMANVTQKVSYNLRKELSEKINRMPLKYFDKKSHGEVLSRVTNDIDTLGQSLNQSMTQVITAITTMIGVLIMMFSISWVMTLAALIVLPISMMFISFIIKNSQKHFKTQQEYLGHINGQVEEVYSGQNIVKVFNKEDDVCKTFNDVNDTLYDSAWKSQFLSGIMMPMMNLIGNLGYVVVSILGGYLTIKGSIQVGDIQSFIQYVRNFTQPLSQVAQVANLMQSTAASAERVFEFLEEEEEVQLSDNPVSPEWLLGSVSFENVNFGYNEDKTIINNFTANVKPGQKVAIVGPTGAGKTTIMKLLMRFYDVNSGEIKIDGHNINDFNRDDLRSMFGMVLQDTWLFNGSIMDNIKYGRLDATEEEVIEAAKAAHAHGFIRTLPDGYNMELNEEASNVSQGQKQLLTIARAILADPKILILDEATSSVDTRTEVLIQKAMARLMEGRTSFIIAHRLSTIRDADLILVMKEGDIIEQGSHTELLANDGFYASLYNSQFDDVEAS from the coding sequence ATGAGTAAAGATAGTAAAAGAAGAGGCTTTGGAGGCCCAGGGCCAGGACCTATTGGGGCCCCAGGTCCAAAGGCAAAAGACTTTAAAGGTACAATGAAAAACCTCCTTATATATCTTAAACCATTTAGGGTAGCTATTATTTCAGTAATAATACTTGCTATTGGAAGTGCTGCATTTTCAATAGTTGGACCAAAGATACTTGGAAAAGCTACTACTAAGATTTTTGAAGGATTAGTAGGGAAGGTACAGGGAACAGGAACTGGAATAGACTTTACCTATATAGGTAATATTATGTTAATACTTCTTGGATTATATATTGTAAGTACCCTATTTGCATTTGTTCAAGGGTTTATAATGGCAAATGTAACTCAAAAGGTTTCATACAATCTAAGAAAAGAACTATCTGAAAAGATAAATCGTATGCCACTTAAGTACTTCGATAAAAAGAGTCATGGAGAAGTACTTTCAAGGGTTACTAATGACATTGATACACTAGGACAAAGTTTAAATCAAAGTATGACTCAAGTTATAACTGCTATAACAACAATGATAGGTGTACTAATAATGATGTTCTCAATAAGCTGGGTTATGACCTTAGCTGCACTTATAGTACTACCAATATCTATGATGTTTATATCATTTATAATTAAGAATTCACAAAAGCACTTTAAGACTCAACAGGAATACCTAGGTCATATAAATGGTCAAGTTGAAGAGGTTTATTCAGGGCAAAACATCGTAAAGGTTTTTAATAAGGAAGATGATGTTTGCAAAACATTTAATGATGTAAATGATACCCTTTATGATTCAGCTTGGAAGTCACAGTTCCTTTCAGGGATTATGATGCCTATGATGAACCTTATAGGGAACCTTGGTTATGTAGTAGTTTCTATACTAGGTGGATACCTAACTATTAAGGGAAGTATTCAGGTTGGAGATATTCAATCATTTATACAGTACGTAAGAAACTTTACACAACCACTATCTCAAGTGGCACAGGTTGCAAATCTAATGCAATCAACTGCAGCATCAGCTGAAAGAGTATTTGAATTCCTAGAAGAAGAGGAAGAAGTACAGTTAAGTGATAATCCTGTATCTCCTGAATGGCTTTTAGGAAGTGTTTCATTTGAAAATGTAAACTTTGGATACAATGAAGACAAAACAATTATAAATAACTTTACTGCAAATGTTAAACCTGGTCAAAAGGTTGCAATAGTTGGACCTACAGGTGCAGGTAAAACAACAATCATGAAGCTACTTATGCGTTTCTATGATGTAAATAGTGGTGAGATTAAAATAGATGGACATAACATAAATGACTTCAATCGTGATGATTTAAGAAGTATGTTTGGTATGGTTCTTCAAGATACATGGCTTTTTAATGGATCAATTATGGATAACATAAAGTATGGTAGACTTGATGCAACAGAGGAAGAAGTTATTGAAGCGGCAAAGGCTGCACATGCACATGGTTTCATTAGAACCCTACCAGATGGATACAATATGGAGTTAAATGAAGAAGCAAGTAATGTATCTCAAGGACAAAAGCAGCTTCTAACAATAGCTAGAGCGATACTAGCTGATCCTAAGATTCTTATACTAGATGAGGCAACAAGTTCTGTTGATACTCGTACAGAGGTGCTTATACAAAAAGCTATGGCAAGACTTATGGAAGGAAGAACAAGCTTTATAATAGCACATAGACTATCAACTATTCGTGACGCTGACCTTATACTAGTTATGAAAGAAGGAGACATTATAGAGCAAGGAAGTCATACTGAACTTCTTGCAAATGATGGATTCTATGCTTCACTTTATAATAGTCAGTTTGATGATGTGGAAGCATCATAG
- a CDS encoding ABC transporter ATP-binding protein — protein sequence MFKLIKYLKNSIFPVILIVGLLVLQAACDLSLPDYTSKIVNIGIQQGGVENAATKIIRKSKFDNLKLFMNEEDKKLINDNYILLDKKELSSEEYEKYLKDYPKLENEALYKLNTKDKDLVAKISNVMGKPMLMASGIEGKEGQKIKAGIIKSLPKGAKLPENTDTMTILKSMPEKQFNGIKGKMDEKISKMPDSIITQGAVSYVRSEYKAIGIDTDSMQTKYILTSGALMLAVSLLSMVATVIVGYIGARVAASLGRDLRGKVFAKVVGFSNAELDKFSTASLITRSTNDIQQIQMLMVMILRIVFYAPILAIGGIIKVLNTQTSMAWIIAVAVMAILSLVVVLFGVAMPRFKALQKLVDKVNLVTREILTGMLVIRAFGTQKHEEKRFDKANTDLTKTNLFVNRVMVIMMPMMMFIMNAVAILIVWNGAHKINDGTMQVGDMMAFIQYTMQIIMAFLLLTMISIMLPRATVAAARVDEVLTTDLSIKDPNVAKEFNKDMKGFVEFKNVSFKYPDAEGYVLEDISFTAKPGETTAFIGSTGCGKSTLINLIPRFFDVTNGKVMIDGVDVREVNQHDLRRKIGYVPQKGVLFSGNIESNIKYGNSEASIEDVKKAAEIAQATEFISSKPEGFSTDISQGGSNVSGGQKQRLSIARAIAKNPDIYIFDDSFSALDFKTDAALRKALKEGTANSTVLIVAQRISTILNADQIIVLDEGKIVGHGTHNELLENCEVYQQIALSQLSKEELSHE from the coding sequence ATGTTTAAGCTAATAAAGTATTTGAAGAACTCAATTTTTCCAGTAATATTGATAGTTGGCCTTTTAGTTTTACAGGCGGCCTGCGATTTATCTCTACCGGATTATACGTCCAAGATAGTAAATATCGGAATTCAACAAGGTGGAGTTGAAAATGCAGCAACTAAGATTATCAGAAAGTCAAAGTTTGATAACCTTAAGTTATTTATGAATGAAGAGGATAAAAAACTAATTAATGATAATTATATATTGCTTGATAAAAAGGAGCTTTCTAGTGAGGAATATGAAAAGTATCTAAAAGATTATCCTAAGCTAGAAAATGAAGCACTATACAAGTTAAACACTAAGGACAAGGATTTAGTTGCTAAAATAAGCAATGTAATGGGTAAACCAATGCTTATGGCATCGGGAATTGAAGGTAAAGAAGGACAAAAGATTAAGGCAGGGATTATAAAAAGCCTTCCTAAGGGTGCGAAATTACCTGAGAATACTGATACTATGACTATCCTTAAAAGTATGCCAGAAAAACAATTTAATGGTATAAAGGGTAAAATGGATGAAAAGATTAGTAAAATGCCTGATAGTATTATAACTCAAGGAGCAGTTTCATATGTAAGATCAGAGTATAAGGCTATAGGAATAGATACTGATAGTATGCAAACTAAGTATATCTTAACTTCTGGGGCACTTATGCTTGCTGTATCACTTTTAAGTATGGTAGCAACTGTTATCGTTGGATATATTGGTGCAAGAGTTGCAGCGAGTCTAGGTCGTGACCTTAGAGGAAAGGTGTTTGCTAAGGTAGTAGGATTCTCAAATGCTGAACTTGATAAGTTCTCTACAGCATCACTTATAACTCGTAGCACAAATGACATTCAGCAGATACAAATGCTAATGGTTATGATTCTTAGAATAGTATTCTATGCACCTATTCTTGCTATAGGTGGTATTATAAAGGTTTTAAACACACAAACATCAATGGCATGGATTATAGCTGTTGCAGTAATGGCAATCCTTTCGCTTGTTGTAGTGTTATTTGGGGTTGCAATGCCAAGATTTAAAGCGCTGCAAAAACTAGTTGATAAGGTGAACCTTGTAACACGTGAAATACTAACAGGTATGCTTGTAATTCGTGCATTTGGAACTCAAAAGCATGAAGAAAAGAGATTTGATAAGGCGAATACAGACCTTACTAAAACTAACCTATTTGTAAATAGAGTTATGGTTATTATGATGCCTATGATGATGTTCATTATGAATGCAGTTGCCATTCTAATTGTATGGAACGGTGCCCATAAAATAAATGATGGGACAATGCAAGTTGGTGACATGATGGCTTTCATTCAATACACTATGCAAATAATAATGGCATTCTTATTACTAACAATGATATCAATTATGCTTCCACGTGCAACAGTTGCAGCTGCCCGTGTTGATGAGGTTTTAACTACAGATCTTTCAATTAAAGATCCAAATGTAGCTAAAGAATTTAACAAGGACATGAAGGGATTTGTTGAATTTAAAAATGTTTCATTTAAATATCCAGATGCTGAAGGATATGTATTAGAGGACATTAGTTTCACTGCAAAGCCAGGGGAGACAACAGCATTTATAGGAAGTACTGGTTGTGGAAAGTCTACACTTATTAATCTAATACCACGTTTCTTCGATGTAACAAATGGAAAGGTTATGATTGATGGTGTTGACGTTAGAGAAGTAAATCAACATGATTTAAGAAGAAAAATAGGCTATGTTCCACAAAAGGGAGTTTTATTCTCAGGAAACATTGAAAGCAACATAAAGTACGGAAATTCCGAAGCATCTATAGAGGATGTTAAAAAAGCAGCTGAAATAGCCCAAGCTACAGAATTTATAAGCTCAAAACCTGAAGGATTCTCTACTGATATATCTCAAGGTGGTAGTAACGTTTCAGGCGGACAAAAGCAAAGACTTTCAATTGCTAGAGCTATAGCTAAGAATCCTGATATATATATATTTGATGATAGCTTTTCAGCACTTGACTTTAAAACAGATGCAGCGCTTAGAAAAGCACTTAAGGAAGGGACAGCAAATAGCACTGTTTTAATAGTTGCACAAAGAATAAGTACCATATTAAATGCAGACCAAATAATCGTTCTAGATGAAGGAAAGATTGTAGGTCATGGTACACACAATGAACTTCTTGAAAACTGTGAGGTTTATCAACAAATAGCACTATCACAACTTTCAAAGGAGGAATTATCCCATGAGTAA
- a CDS encoding MarR family winged helix-turn-helix transcriptional regulator, which produces MDGIDLNKISDELFDLIIQFHKKTFHQEDIIKCSPIPPSHFKVIFFLAHHGSSSVSRIGQNLNISKPNMTPIIDSLVQNDYVRRFEDPKDRRKIRIELTNKAYELLHEKKKRMTSKLCDQISALSDEDIRILDESIKNLSNIIPKL; this is translated from the coding sequence ATGGATGGTATAGATCTAAATAAAATATCAGATGAACTATTCGACTTAATAATACAGTTTCATAAAAAAACATTTCATCAGGAAGACATAATTAAATGTTCACCTATTCCGCCATCTCATTTTAAGGTGATATTTTTCCTTGCTCATCATGGTTCTTCTTCAGTTTCAAGAATAGGACAAAATCTTAATATATCAAAACCTAATATGACTCCAATTATAGATAGCTTGGTGCAAAATGATTATGTAAGAAGGTTTGAAGACCCTAAGGATAGAAGAAAAATAAGAATTGAACTTACGAATAAAGCCTATGAGCTTCTACATGAAAAGAAAAAAAGAATGACAAGCAAATTATGTGATCAAATATCAGCTTTATCAGATGAGGATATACGTATTTTAGACGAATCAATTAAAAATCTTAGTAATATTATCCCTAAATTATGA
- the putP gene encoding sodium/proline symporter PutP, producing MEYSAFAAIGLYLVALLAIGYYSYKKTSNISDYMLGGRGLGPAVTALSAGASDMSGWMLMGLPGAVYATGISSLWLAIGLTIGAYFNYILLAPRFRVYTEVANDSLTIPDFLENRFKDKSNMLRLISGIVILVFFVLYVSSGIVAGGTLFESTFKLSYTTGVVITLSVVVLYTFFGGFIAVSLTDFFQGCLMFIVLIMVPVVAYMNIDLTPGSFVSQVTAIDPHLFDILRGTSFATIIGFLAWGLGYFGQPHIIVRFMAIKSSKELKSARRIGISWMALGLLGAVASGLIGLVYFTQKGTPLSNPETVFLKLGDILFHPFIVGIILSAVLAAIMSTISSQLLVCSSSVTKDFYLAFSKKEVSDKKQMLVGRFSVLAVALIATIFAYLPNKSILDIVGQAWAGFGSSFGPVLLLSLYWKKMTKWGALAGMVTGGATVILWIVTGLSKGLYEMIPGFILSLLAVLIVSLLTYTPDESIDKEFKDMEDILKNEK from the coding sequence ATGGAATACAGTGCTTTTGCCGCTATTGGGTTATATTTAGTCGCACTACTTGCAATTGGATATTACTCATACAAGAAAACATCTAATATCTCTGACTATATGCTAGGTGGAAGAGGACTTGGTCCTGCTGTTACAGCACTATCCGCTGGTGCAAGTGATATGAGTGGATGGATGCTTATGGGACTTCCTGGAGCAGTTTATGCTACTGGAATCTCAAGTCTTTGGCTTGCAATAGGTCTTACAATAGGAGCTTACTTTAACTACATACTATTAGCTCCTAGATTTAGAGTATATACAGAGGTTGCAAATGATTCTCTAACAATTCCTGATTTTCTTGAAAACAGATTTAAAGATAAATCAAATATGCTTAGACTTATCTCTGGTATCGTAATACTTGTTTTCTTCGTATTATATGTTTCTTCAGGAATAGTTGCTGGAGGAACACTTTTCGAAAGTACATTTAAACTAAGCTATACAACAGGGGTTGTTATTACTCTATCAGTTGTTGTACTTTATACGTTTTTCGGAGGGTTTATAGCAGTAAGTCTTACAGACTTTTTCCAAGGATGTCTAATGTTTATCGTTCTTATAATGGTACCTGTTGTAGCTTATATGAACATTGACTTAACACCAGGAAGCTTTGTTAGTCAAGTTACCGCAATTGACCCACATCTATTTGATATACTTAGAGGAACAAGCTTTGCTACTATTATAGGATTTTTAGCTTGGGGTCTTGGATATTTTGGACAACCTCATATTATTGTTCGTTTTATGGCAATAAAATCATCTAAGGAATTAAAATCAGCAAGAAGAATCGGAATAAGCTGGATGGCACTTGGTCTTTTAGGTGCAGTAGCAAGTGGTCTTATAGGGCTTGTTTATTTCACTCAAAAGGGAACACCACTTTCTAATCCTGAAACAGTTTTCTTAAAACTTGGAGATATACTATTCCATCCATTTATCGTAGGAATTATACTATCAGCTGTACTTGCAGCAATAATGAGTACTATATCTTCACAGCTACTTGTTTGTTCAAGTTCAGTAACTAAGGACTTTTATTTAGCTTTCAGTAAGAAGGAAGTATCAGACAAGAAGCAAATGCTTGTAGGAAGATTCTCTGTTCTTGCAGTTGCACTTATAGCTACAATCTTTGCTTATCTTCCAAATAAGTCTATACTTGATATAGTTGGACAAGCATGGGCTGGATTTGGTTCATCATTTGGACCTGTTCTTCTTTTAAGTCTATACTGGAAGAAGATGACTAAATGGGGAGCACTAGCTGGAATGGTTACAGGTGGAGCTACAGTTATACTTTGGATAGTTACAGGACTTTCAAAGGGACTATATGAAATGATTCCAGGATTCATACTTTCACTACTAGCTGTTTTGATTGTAAGTCTTCTAACATACACACCTGATGAATCAATCGATAAAGAGTTTAAAGACATGGAAGACATACTTAAAAACGAAAAATAA
- a CDS encoding MBL fold metallo-hydrolase, whose protein sequence is MGNKIVEGLSAITTSLQEPTSDILVMNFTIVTACLVGIPDSNEWVLVDTGLENSEEFILECVEKRFGKDSKPKSIILTHGHFDHVGSVIKLSELWDVPVYIHELEIPYVTGKKDYPLADPTVDEGLVAKMSPSFPHTSIDLGSRAEVLPRDGSVPGMPGWKWIHTPGHTEGHISLYREKDATLILGDAFSTTKQESLFSVITQREKISGPPKYLTTNWRAAETSVKDLKDLNPSLVIPSHGKYMEGEELTKHLELLVRNFDEIAIPGEGRFVNQD, encoded by the coding sequence ATGGGTAATAAAATAGTTGAAGGATTGTCTGCTATAACAACATCCCTTCAAGAACCAACCTCAGATATATTAGTTATGAATTTTACCATTGTAACTGCTTGCTTAGTTGGAATTCCTGATAGTAATGAATGGGTTCTTGTAGATACAGGTCTTGAAAATTCAGAAGAATTTATATTAGAGTGCGTAGAAAAACGCTTTGGTAAAGATAGTAAGCCTAAATCTATAATACTTACACATGGACATTTTGATCATGTTGGTTCAGTTATTAAACTCTCAGAATTATGGGATGTTCCAGTATATATTCATGAACTAGAGATTCCCTATGTAACAGGAAAGAAAGACTACCCTCTAGCTGACCCTACTGTAGATGAGGGACTTGTAGCTAAGATGTCTCCAAGTTTTCCTCATACAAGTATTGATTTAGGCTCCCGTGCTGAAGTTCTCCCAAGAGATGGTAGTGTACCTGGAATGCCTGGATGGAAGTGGATACATACACCTGGTCATACTGAGGGACATATTTCCCTATATCGTGAGAAGGATGCTACGCTTATACTTGGCGATGCTTTCTCTACTACTAAACAAGAATCTCTATTCTCTGTAATAACGCAGCGTGAGAAGATAAGTGGCCCACCAAAATACTTAACTACAAACTGGAGGGCAGCAGAAACTTCAGTAAAAGATCTTAAGGACTTAAACCCTTCACTAGTTATCCCAAGCCATGGAAAGTATATGGAGGGTGAAGAACTTACAAAGCATTTAGAACTACTTGTTAGAAATTTTGATGAGATCGCCATACCAGGTGAAGGTAGGTTTGTTAATCAAGATTAA
- a CDS encoding methyl-accepting chemotaxis protein → MDFFRNLKVSIKLASNFLVIITLLIVVGVVGIMNSSKLNKSLEDLYSVNISGLSNISIIDKDVSRIYANVKLMIYVDNAAHLKEVTDFVGGLIGEINSTVEKYKPTITTEQDRVLFDEFQKHFSEYQSNMDKIKELVVQGKKAEALAKLPEVTKIKEDIDSNLRELVNFNNKCIKDTMSNNNAMYSASTKVIVSIIIFAVALSCLLAYLLIISITRPLNKTKALADRLSNYDFSTSLDIHTKDEFGETATALNKSQENVASLIRNIMSSAENMGASSQELSATVEEMASKLESINESTREINSVVHETSSAAQEIAASAEEVDASVNVLSSKATEGSSNAVDIKERATNIQRESKEAYDNTAKVYVEVEKAILNDIEKGKVVDQIKTMADTIASISEQTNLLALNAAIEAARAGESGRGFAVVADEVRKLAEQSASEVINVKSTIEDVQEAFKSLSNNSNELLGFMSNNVAKQFEGFIGVGEHYQKDADFVSNMSEDLASMSEEITATINQVSDAIQHMAEMTQGSSNNLESIQEGVNESSMAMEQIANTAQSQAEMAQSLNEMISKFKV, encoded by the coding sequence ATGGATTTTTTTAGGAATTTAAAGGTGTCGATTAAACTAGCTAGTAACTTTTTAGTGATTATTACATTACTTATAGTTGTAGGGGTTGTAGGTATAATGAACAGCAGTAAGCTTAATAAGTCGCTAGAGGATCTTTACAGTGTGAATATTTCAGGGCTTTCTAATATTAGCATTATTGATAAAGATGTTTCACGTATATATGCAAATGTAAAGCTAATGATTTATGTAGATAATGCTGCTCATTTAAAAGAGGTAACGGATTTTGTAGGTGGTTTAATAGGGGAAATTAATAGTACTGTTGAGAAATATAAGCCAACTATTACAACAGAACAGGACAGAGTGCTTTTTGATGAGTTCCAAAAGCACTTTAGTGAATATCAAAGTAATATGGATAAAATTAAAGAATTAGTAGTTCAAGGAAAGAAAGCAGAAGCCTTGGCAAAACTTCCAGAGGTAACAAAGATAAAAGAAGATATAGATTCTAATCTTCGTGAGTTAGTGAATTTTAATAATAAGTGTATAAAGGATACTATGAGTAATAATAACGCTATGTATAGTGCATCAACTAAGGTCATAGTATCTATTATAATTTTTGCAGTAGCATTATCATGTCTACTAGCTTACTTGTTAATAATATCCATAACAAGACCTTTAAATAAAACAAAGGCATTGGCAGATAGACTATCAAATTATGATTTTTCTACTTCGCTAGATATTCATACAAAGGATGAATTTGGAGAAACGGCTACTGCACTTAATAAGTCTCAGGAAAACGTTGCTTCATTAATAAGAAATATAATGTCTAGTGCTGAGAACATGGGGGCTTCAAGCCAAGAGTTGTCAGCAACTGTTGAAGAAATGGCATCTAAGCTAGAATCTATAAATGAATCAACAAGAGAGATAAATTCAGTGGTACATGAAACAAGTAGTGCAGCACAGGAAATAGCAGCTTCAGCAGAGGAAGTAGATGCTAGTGTTAATGTACTTTCAAGTAAAGCTACGGAGGGCAGTAGTAATGCAGTAGATATTAAGGAAAGAGCAACTAATATCCAAAGAGAAAGTAAAGAGGCATATGATAATACAGCCAAGGTATATGTAGAAGTAGAAAAGGCAATTTTAAATGACATAGAAAAGGGAAAGGTAGTTGACCAGATAAAAACAATGGCTGATACTATAGCATCGATTTCCGAACAGACAAATCTTTTAGCTCTAAATGCGGCAATTGAAGCTGCTAGAGCAGGGGAATCAGGACGCGGATTTGCAGTTGTTGCAGATGAGGTTAGAAAACTTGCTGAACAATCAGCATCAGAGGTAATAAACGTTAAGTCAACTATAGAAGATGTTCAAGAGGCATTTAAAAGCTTATCTAATAATAGTAATGAATTACTAGGTTTTATGAGCAATAATGTTGCAAAGCAATTTGAGGGATTTATAGGAGTAGGTGAGCACTACCAAAAGGATGCGGACTTTGTAAGTAATATGTCTGAGGACTTAGCTTCAATGTCTGAAGAAATTACTGCAACTATAAATCAAGTAAGTGATGCTATTCAGCACATGGCTGAAATGACTCAAGGGTCATCTAACAATCTTGAAAGTATACAAGAGGGAGTTAATGAATCAAGTATGGCAATGGAGCAAATTGCAAATACTGCTCAAAGTCAGGCTGAAATGGCACAATCACTTAATGAGATGATTTCAAAGTTTAAGGTATAA
- a CDS encoding methyl-accepting chemotaxis protein yields MNFFKNLKVSVKLVSNFVIIILLLVIVGTMGILNTNKLNRSIETLYNDNVIGLTSIDMIDKNTSMVYANVKLMLYAENPTKLEETASFIDKLKVNTDTGVNKYEAAITKEEDRQKFNEFKDNLEKYRSIRLEIKDLLIQGKKVEAWAKFSEFTKAKEEMAAKLQELVDLNNKWIKDTIDESNIIYSASTKVVVSIIIFAVAFACLLGYLIIASITKPLNKTKQLAERLSEYDFSTPLDIYTKDEFGETANALNKSQENVAELIKNIMNSAENMGAASEELSATVEEMASKLESINESTREINSVVQETSSAAQQIAASTEEVDASVNVLSTKATDGSSNAVDIKERATNIQRESKEAYDNTNKMYVEVENAILRDIEKGKVVDQIKTMADTIASISEQTNLLALNAAIEAARAGESGRGFAVVADEVRKLAEQSASEVINVKSTIEDVQEAFKSLSNNSNELLGFMSNNVSKQFEGFIGVGEHYQKDADFVSNMSEDLASMSEEITATINQVSDAIQHMAEMTQGSSDNLESIQEGVNESTMAMEQIANTAQSQAEMAQSLNEMISKFKV; encoded by the coding sequence ATGAATTTTTTTAAGAATCTAAAAGTATCAGTTAAGTTAGTGAGTAATTTTGTAATTATTATTTTATTATTAGTAATTGTAGGGACAATGGGGATTTTAAATACTAATAAGCTTAATAGGTCAATAGAAACATTATATAATGATAATGTTATAGGGCTTACTAGTATTGATATGATCGATAAAAATACATCAATGGTTTATGCAAATGTAAAGCTTATGCTTTATGCAGAAAACCCAACTAAACTAGAAGAAACAGCTAGTTTCATAGATAAACTAAAGGTTAATACGGATACTGGAGTTAATAAATACGAAGCAGCTATTACAAAGGAAGAAGATAGACAAAAATTCAATGAGTTTAAGGATAACCTTGAAAAGTATAGAAGTATTAGATTAGAGATTAAGGATTTATTAATTCAAGGTAAGAAAGTAGAAGCATGGGCAAAATTCTCTGAATTTACAAAGGCAAAGGAAGAAATGGCAGCTAAACTTCAGGAATTAGTTGACCTTAATAATAAGTGGATTAAGGATACTATAGATGAAAGTAATATTATATACAGTGCCTCAACTAAGGTAGTAGTATCTATTATAATTTTTGCAGTTGCATTTGCATGTTTATTAGGATATCTAATAATAGCATCAATAACAAAACCTTTAAATAAAACAAAGCAATTAGCAGAAAGGTTATCAGAGTATGATTTCTCAACTCCATTAGATATTTATACTAAGGATGAGTTTGGAGAAACAGCTAATGCACTTAATAAATCTCAGGAAAATGTAGCCGAGTTAATAAAAAATATAATGAATAGTGCTGAAAATATGGGTGCTGCAAGTGAAGAATTATCAGCAACTGTTGAGGAAATGGCATCTAAGTTAGAATCTATAAATGAATCAACAAGAGAGATAAATTCAGTAGTTCAAGAAACAAGTAGTGCAGCACAGCAAATAGCGGCATCAACAGAGGAAGTAGATGCTAGTGTTAATGTACTTTCAACTAAGGCTACAGATGGAAGTAGTAATGCAGTAGATATTAAGGAAAGAGCAACTAATATCCAAAGAGAAAGTAAAGAGGCATATGATAATACTAATAAGATGTATGTAGAAGTAGAAAATGCTATTCTTAGAGATATAGAAAAAGGGAAAGTAGTAGACCAAATAAAGACAATGGCGGATACTATAGCTTCAATTTCAGAGCAAACAAACCTTTTAGCACTTAATGCGGCAATTGAAGCTGCTAGAGCAGGGGAATCAGGGCGTGGATTTGCAGTTGTTGCAGATGAGGTTAGAAAGCTTGCTGAACAGTCAGCCTCAGAGGTAATAAACGTTAAGTCAACTATAGAAGATGTTCAAGAGGCATTTAAAAGCTTATCTAATAATAGTAATGAATTACTAGGCTTTATGAGCAATAATGTTTCAAAGCAATTTGAAGGATTTATAGGAGTAGGTGAGCACTACCAAAAGGATGCAGACTTTGTAAGTAATATGTCTGAGGACTTAGCTTCAATGTCTGAAGAAATTACTGCAACTATAAACCAAGTAAGTGATGCGATTCAGCACATGGCTGAAATGACTCAAGGGTCATCTGACAATCTTGAAAGTATACAAGAAGGAGTTAATGAATCAACAATGGCAATGGAGCAAATTGCAAATACTGCTCAAAGTCAAGCTGAAATGGCTCAATCACTAAATGAGATGATTTCAAAGTTTAAGGTTTAA
- a CDS encoding zinc-ribbon domain-containing protein, with protein MADKNLVCKDCGNDFVFTEGEQEFYKEKGFENEPVRCPDCRRARKQQRNRY; from the coding sequence ATGGCAGATAAGAATCTAGTATGTAAAGACTGCGGAAACGATTTCGTATTTACTGAAGGTGAACAAGAATTCTACAAAGAAAAAGGATTCGAAAACGAACCAGTAAGATGCCCAGATTGCAGAAGAGCAAGAAAGCAACAAAGAAACAGATACTAA